The following proteins come from a genomic window of Maribacter sp. HTCC2170:
- a CDS encoding TonB-dependent receptor domain-containing protein — MSDDYESDLFEAYATITPQLGGNSSLVATVGYSWQEQVWQNNSITLRDFPNDAIDWSNNYGIAGAFQLGGASRIGGGSWLSPEDRIIAFFGRVNYTWDNAIFLNASVRHEGSTRLGEENKWGTFPAVGLGVDLNNYLELPNVNLLKLRVGYGVTGALPGGNGYSREIYGYTGNSSETGWATTFDGGRAPNPDLKWEEKAEINFGLEFATDRLSATVDVYSRNNTDFIIPFTIEASEHPSGTKFSNAGKIQTNGVELAANYDFIQNDKLNYNSGIVLSSYKSTLKEYLNPIELRGSLGAPGQNDTEVVLVQEGEQIGQIVGSVWSGEVDADGSQIFEDVDGDGTIETDQTKENFTDGDLAVLGNGIPDFELGWTNQLTVGNWNVNAFFRGQFGHSLVNNYRVFFEPRVGSQTGYNFVNTELADENIKTAKFSSHYVEKADFFRLDNLSVSYSFNLGENLSKYLKSLTANVAGQNLFTITSYTGNDPEASLQDVGNADNGSDPGTNADPLTPGIDRRNNYFTQRTFSLGLVAKF, encoded by the coding sequence ATGAGTGATGACTATGAGTCTGATTTGTTTGAAGCTTATGCCACAATCACTCCACAATTAGGTGGCAACTCTAGCTTGGTTGCAACAGTTGGTTATTCTTGGCAGGAGCAAGTATGGCAAAATAACAGCATTACTTTACGTGATTTTCCAAACGATGCGATAGATTGGTCAAATAATTATGGTATTGCCGGTGCTTTTCAGCTTGGTGGTGCAAGTAGAATCGGTGGCGGTAGTTGGTTATCTCCGGAAGATAGGATCATCGCATTCTTTGGTCGTGTGAACTATACTTGGGATAATGCAATTTTCTTAAATGCATCTGTTCGTCATGAAGGTTCTACACGATTGGGTGAAGAAAACAAGTGGGGTACCTTCCCAGCTGTAGGTTTAGGTGTAGACTTGAACAACTATCTAGAATTGCCTAACGTAAATCTCTTAAAACTTCGAGTAGGTTATGGTGTCACAGGAGCATTACCTGGTGGTAATGGGTACTCTCGTGAAATCTATGGTTATACAGGTAATAGCTCTGAAACGGGATGGGCTACAACCTTTGACGGTGGGCGTGCTCCAAACCCCGATTTAAAATGGGAAGAAAAAGCAGAAATAAACTTTGGTCTTGAATTTGCTACTGACCGTTTAAGTGCGACTGTTGATGTTTACAGCAGAAACAATACAGATTTTATTATTCCATTTACTATTGAAGCTTCAGAACATCCTTCTGGAACTAAATTCAGTAATGCAGGAAAAATCCAAACAAATGGTGTTGAATTGGCTGCCAATTATGATTTTATCCAAAATGATAAGTTGAATTATAATTCAGGAATTGTTCTTTCATCTTACAAATCTACTCTTAAAGAATATCTTAACCCTATTGAATTAAGAGGAAGCTTAGGTGCTCCTGGTCAAAATGACACCGAGGTTGTTTTAGTGCAGGAAGGTGAGCAAATTGGTCAAATAGTTGGTTCGGTATGGTCAGGTGAAGTTGATGCAGATGGAAGCCAGATATTCGAAGATGTTGATGGTGATGGTACAATCGAAACTGATCAAACAAAAGAAAACTTTACCGATGGTGATTTAGCAGTATTAGGTAACGGTATTCCAGATTTCGAATTAGGATGGACGAATCAACTGACCGTAGGCAATTGGAATGTAAACGCTTTCTTTAGAGGGCAGTTTGGCCATAGCTTAGTAAACAACTATAGAGTTTTCTTTGAGCCTAGAGTTGGATCACAAACCGGTTACAATTTTGTTAATACCGAGTTGGCAGATGAGAACATCAAAACAGCTAAATTCAGTTCTCATTATGTAGAAAAAGCTGATTTCTTTAGACTGGACAACCTCAGCGTTTCTTACTCATTCAATTTAGGTGAAAACTTGTCTAAATACCTTAAAAGCTTAACAGCAAATGTAGCTGGCCAGAACTTGTTTACGATTACGAGCTATACAGGTAATGATCCTGAAGCTTCATTGCAAGATGTTGGTAATGCTGATAATGGCAGTGATCCAGGCACCAATGCAGATCCTTTGACTCCTGGTATCGACCGGCGTAACAACTACTTTACCCAAAGAACCTTTAGTTTGGGTCTAGTTGCAAAGTTTTAA
- a CDS encoding RagB/SusD family nutrient uptake outer membrane protein — protein sequence MKFPNKSILLKGLVSGLLVFGAACTDLEEELQNEITEQFSVDGNAASAEGNGNGGNGGGSASLLGPYSKLRDGSANHGGYWSVQSVSTDEMAITQKGGDWYDGGIWLDVHRHTAGPTNGPIGGAWGNLYGGVAECNDKIANGGLNANELAQVKALRAFFYLRLCDLYGNVKIVTTPGGDAPQSNRAAVFAFVESELLSTLGIASVSPAMDLSGSDLTVADDKYRINQFAALGVLAKLYLNAEVYTGTARWQEAHDAADYIISNGGYTLVDSSFEKNNLGKRPGVDTDPEMLSGYATVFAPNNQNNPEIIWSIEYDDVTASGMNYTQMTLHYSSQFSWNLQAQPWNGYVALEEFYNSYEDGDARKSINFIAGPQLDAGGNQIVDYSDSADPPLNYTTNVNELEPNAQRDGGTRLGKFSFQQYGKNEMNNDWPIVRLGEMYLVRGEAAARNAADWSMALADVNIIRQRAGVAALASVDADSFLAERGREMFMETTRRRDLIRFGKWADAWWEKPVDAGAHTELMPIPQDQIDAAGGSLTQNPGY from the coding sequence ATGAAATTTCCAAATAAAAGTATACTTCTCAAGGGGTTGGTCTCTGGTCTCTTGGTTTTCGGTGCAGCATGTACTGATTTAGAGGAAGAATTACAAAACGAGATAACAGAACAATTTAGTGTAGACGGCAATGCTGCGAGTGCAGAAGGTAATGGTAATGGTGGTAACGGGGGTGGATCAGCTTCTTTGCTGGGCCCTTATTCAAAACTACGTGATGGTAGTGCGAACCATGGTGGTTACTGGTCAGTACAATCAGTATCAACCGACGAGATGGCAATTACCCAAAAAGGTGGTGACTGGTACGATGGTGGTATATGGTTAGATGTTCACCGTCACACTGCAGGACCAACTAACGGACCAATTGGTGGTGCTTGGGGTAACCTTTATGGTGGTGTTGCAGAATGTAATGACAAAATTGCAAACGGAGGATTAAACGCTAATGAACTAGCTCAGGTTAAAGCATTACGTGCTTTCTTTTACCTAAGACTTTGTGATCTATATGGTAACGTTAAAATAGTAACTACTCCAGGTGGTGATGCTCCTCAATCGAATAGAGCTGCGGTATTTGCTTTCGTTGAAAGCGAATTACTGAGTACATTGGGAATAGCCTCAGTTAGCCCAGCAATGGACTTATCGGGTAGTGATTTAACTGTAGCTGATGACAAATATCGTATCAATCAATTTGCTGCTTTGGGTGTTTTGGCAAAATTGTACCTGAATGCTGAAGTATATACGGGTACTGCTCGTTGGCAAGAAGCTCACGATGCAGCTGATTACATTATTAGTAATGGTGGTTATACCTTGGTTGATTCAAGTTTTGAAAAGAACAACTTAGGAAAACGCCCTGGTGTTGACACGGATCCAGAAATGCTTAGTGGGTATGCGACGGTTTTTGCACCTAACAATCAAAACAATCCAGAAATAATCTGGTCAATAGAATATGATGATGTTACTGCTAGCGGTATGAACTATACTCAAATGACCTTACATTATTCTAGTCAGTTTTCATGGAATCTTCAAGCTCAGCCTTGGAATGGTTATGTGGCCTTAGAAGAATTTTACAATTCATATGAAGATGGTGACGCTAGAAAGTCCATTAACTTTATAGCAGGGCCTCAACTAGATGCAGGTGGTAACCAAATTGTGGATTACTCAGATTCTGCAGATCCACCACTTAACTATACAACTAATGTAAATGAATTGGAACCAAATGCTCAACGAGATGGTGGTACCCGTTTGGGTAAATTCAGTTTCCAACAATATGGGAAGAACGAAATGAACAACGACTGGCCTATAGTTCGTTTAGGTGAGATGTACTTGGTTCGTGGAGAAGCTGCCGCTCGTAACGCTGCCGATTGGTCTATGGCCTTGGCTGATGTTAACATAATTCGCCAAAGAGCAGGTGTAGCTGCATTAGCTAGTGTTGATGCCGATAGTTTCTTAGCCGAGAGAGGAAGAGAAATGTTCATGGAAACAACAAGAAGAAGAGATTTAATTCGCTTTGGGAAATGGGCTGATGCCTGGTGGGAAAAGCCAGTTGATGCTGGTGCTCATACTGAGTTAATGCCTATTCCGCAAGATCAAATTGATGCAGCTGGTGGTTCATTGACCCAGAACCCCGGGTACTAA
- a CDS encoding carboxypeptidase-like regulatory domain-containing protein: protein MKITLLKSFMLFGAFLCFGIAQAQEVSGTVSDANGPLPGASVVEKGTTNGTQTDFDGNFTITVSDNATLVISYIGYSTTEVAVNGQSTINITLQEDAQALDEVVIVGYGSQNKKEITSAVVQLDAEEFNKGVVNSPAQLLQGKVAGLTISNRGGDPNSNGTIRLRGLNTIGANTEPLVVVDGVIGASLNNIDPNDIQNINVLKDGSAAAIYGSRGSSGVILVTTKKGTGEATSFEYSGQASVSSVAKTVDVMTPAEFRAAGGVDLGFSNDWLDLVTQNGTTYVNNFAVSGSSGNTSYRVSANFRNVDGILQNSGFDQFNTRANISTSILNDKLKIGFNSSLTNRKSEFGFYEALRYGVLYNPTAPVNGADSPFAFNAAQFGGYFEALGLFDSFNPVSIVEQNSNTGRRTEFLAGVDLKYALTDNISLTATYSKQLNRNNNRQYYSPTSHFRGEAASTIKGRADVFNDDYE, encoded by the coding sequence ATGAAGATTACATTGCTAAAAAGCTTTATGCTTTTCGGAGCATTTTTATGCTTTGGTATTGCTCAAGCTCAAGAAGTATCAGGAACCGTTTCTGATGCAAATGGTCCCTTACCGGGAGCTAGTGTTGTGGAAAAAGGAACCACAAATGGAACTCAAACTGACTTTGATGGGAATTTCACCATAACTGTTAGTGACAATGCGACTTTGGTTATTAGCTATATTGGCTACAGCACTACAGAAGTTGCCGTGAATGGACAATCTACAATCAATATTACACTCCAAGAAGATGCCCAGGCATTGGATGAGGTTGTAATTGTAGGTTATGGTTCTCAGAACAAGAAAGAAATCACTTCTGCAGTTGTCCAATTGGATGCTGAGGAATTCAACAAAGGTGTTGTTAACTCACCAGCCCAATTGCTTCAAGGTAAAGTGGCCGGTCTTACAATTTCTAACAGAGGTGGTGACCCTAACTCGAACGGTACTATTCGTTTAAGAGGTTTGAACACTATTGGTGCCAACACGGAGCCTCTAGTTGTTGTGGATGGAGTTATTGGTGCTTCATTAAACAATATAGACCCTAATGATATTCAGAATATCAACGTACTTAAAGATGGTTCTGCCGCTGCAATCTATGGTTCTCGTGGTTCAAGTGGTGTAATTTTGGTAACTACGAAAAAAGGTACCGGAGAAGCTACTAGTTTTGAATACAGTGGTCAAGCTTCAGTATCATCAGTAGCTAAAACTGTGGATGTAATGACTCCTGCTGAATTCAGAGCTGCAGGTGGTGTAGATTTAGGTTTTAGTAATGATTGGTTAGATTTAGTGACACAAAATGGAACTACTTACGTCAATAATTTTGCTGTTTCTGGATCATCAGGAAATACCAGCTACCGTGTTTCTGCCAACTTCAGAAATGTAGATGGAATATTACAAAATAGTGGATTTGATCAATTCAATACACGTGCGAATATTTCGACTTCTATTTTGAATGACAAATTAAAAATTGGATTCAATAGCTCGTTGACCAACAGAAAAAGTGAATTTGGCTTTTATGAAGCATTAAGATATGGTGTATTGTATAACCCAACGGCTCCAGTTAATGGTGCTGATTCACCTTTTGCTTTTAACGCTGCACAATTCGGGGGCTACTTCGAAGCCTTAGGATTGTTTGATTCTTTTAACCCAGTATCTATTGTTGAGCAAAATTCAAATACTGGAAGAAGAACCGAATTCTTGGCGGGAGTTGATTTAAAATATGCACTTACTGATAATATTTCATTGACTGCGACATATTCAAAACAACTTAATAGAAATAATAACAGACAGTATTACTCTCCTACTTCGCACTTTAGAGGTGAGGCGGCATCAACAATAAAAGGTAGAGCAGACGTATTTAATGATGACTATGAGTGA
- the pgmB gene encoding beta-phosphoglucomutase, which yields MHKIGFIFDLDGVIVDTAKYHYLAWKKLASDLGFEFTHEQNELFKGVSRKRCLEILLDIGKIKATKEQFDKWMVDKNKDYLEYIDRMDDSEVLPDVQRILDFLKERGIPIALGSASKNARPILEKVNLLPYFDSIVDGNNVTKAKPDPEVFLIAAKNLNVEPNNCVVFEDALAGIEAANNAGMTSIGIGDANVLTHADFNFKDFTEIKQGFLKELV from the coding sequence ATGCATAAAATTGGATTTATTTTCGATTTGGATGGTGTCATAGTGGATACAGCCAAATATCACTACCTCGCATGGAAAAAACTTGCAAGTGATTTGGGATTTGAATTCACCCATGAACAAAATGAACTGTTTAAAGGAGTGAGTCGAAAACGATGCCTTGAAATATTACTCGATATAGGTAAAATCAAAGCTACCAAGGAACAATTTGATAAATGGATGGTTGACAAGAACAAAGATTATCTTGAATATATAGATAGGATGGATGATTCTGAAGTTTTACCTGATGTTCAAAGAATACTTGATTTTCTGAAAGAACGAGGCATCCCAATAGCTTTGGGCTCTGCAAGCAAAAATGCCAGGCCAATATTGGAAAAGGTTAATTTGTTACCCTATTTTGACAGTATTGTAGACGGCAATAATGTGACAAAGGCAAAACCTGACCCTGAGGTTTTTTTGATTGCAGCTAAAAATTTGAATGTAGAACCAAACAACTGTGTCGTTTTTGAAGATGCCTTGGCAGGCATAGAGGCTGCAAACAATGCTGGCATGACAAGTATTGGGATCGGTGATGCCAATGTGCTTACCCATGCCGATTTCAATTTTAAAGATTTCACTGAGATTAAACAGGGTTTTTTAAAAGAATTAGTATAG
- a CDS encoding VCBS repeat-containing protein: MCRRHSLLLFTILLFILSCKKEEIPSSLFKLYTNETGILFENTLTYTENFNPYIYRNFYNGGGVALGDINNDGLLDIYFTGNLVNNKLYLNKGNWQFEDITSAAGVACPNIWSSGATFVDINADGLLDIYVCKSGQPGGINRHNELFINNGQSKDSGQITFTEKSKEYNLDVTGLSVQSAFFDYDKDGDLDCYLLNNSIRSVGGYDLIKDQREIPSPNGNKLMENRNGKFYDVSTEKGIYSSAIGFGLGITLSDFNNDNWTDLFISNDYFEKDYLYLNDKGVKFNEKSDDSFTSQSMGSMGADAGDLDNDGLAEIMVAEMLPTSQARKKTKATFESWDKHSLAVKNGYASQYPRNVLQKNMGANGFFELSRITGVDATEWSWSTLFFDMNNDGLKDIFISNGIYKDLLDRDYLNYMSNTNTVKALMENNSEAIMKMIDLIPSKAIPNAAFLNKGNLVFKQNSDSLGLGKPSFSNGSAYGDLDNDGDLDLVVNNVNMPSFIYENNSEKLDNHYIKLRFKGLNKNTQGIGAKIYAYCPDGSVVFSENYSSRGFQSSTPAETVIGLGLNKTIDSLKIIWPSDDVTNLLNLVVDTTLVIEQSNALPVNFNFQKETENVVKEINPLFDYVHIENNAIDFKKEQLLDRMVSNEGPAFDIADINKDGKQDYFLGGSKGKGGKLFISTSKGYEAKENPFAKDIGSEDTNSIFFDSDNDGDLDLYVCSGGKSFSKYDSKLNDRLYINEGKGNFVEASIKLPFEKTISSSTVSAADYDKDGDLDLFVGERFNPDSYGEPVNGYLLKNNGDNTFELDNSQPFSNLGMITSSYWVDINKDSWLDLIVVGEWMPISIFINKSGTFTNATDSYGLKDTNGIWSSLHIADIDKDGDFDIIAGNIGNNYVYKKGTSIFVNDFDSNGKSEQILCQNVNGKYFPLLDKDELISQLPSLKKKLLYYKDYANFDLQEIIDPEIFSKSYHAELNITETSVFINNGDVFETMSLPKEIQYSNIYAIESADFNNDGYLDLILGGNQELVKPQFGKLDASKGWLVFGNPDVKSIQYQKPEILGVSGQIRDMRVIKEAERKTIIVVLNNDKVKFYQYESH, encoded by the coding sequence ATGTGTAGGCGCCATTCCCTTCTTCTTTTTACAATTCTTTTGTTTATACTTTCGTGCAAAAAGGAAGAAATACCCAGTTCTTTGTTTAAACTGTATACCAATGAAACGGGTATACTCTTCGAGAATACGCTTACTTATACCGAAAATTTCAATCCTTACATTTATCGGAATTTTTACAATGGAGGCGGAGTCGCTCTAGGAGATATCAATAACGATGGCCTATTGGACATTTACTTCACAGGAAATCTCGTAAACAACAAACTTTATTTAAACAAAGGCAACTGGCAATTTGAAGATATAACAAGTGCCGCTGGGGTTGCCTGTCCGAATATTTGGTCTTCAGGCGCTACTTTTGTAGATATAAACGCCGATGGCCTTTTAGATATTTACGTCTGTAAATCTGGACAGCCAGGAGGAATAAATAGACACAATGAGCTATTTATCAACAATGGTCAATCCAAAGACTCAGGACAAATTACATTTACCGAAAAAAGTAAGGAATACAACTTGGATGTAACTGGTTTATCTGTACAATCCGCTTTTTTTGATTACGACAAAGATGGGGATTTGGACTGCTACCTTTTAAACAATTCCATACGGTCTGTTGGCGGATATGATTTAATAAAAGATCAGCGAGAAATCCCGTCCCCTAATGGCAATAAGCTTATGGAGAACAGAAATGGAAAGTTCTATGACGTTTCTACGGAGAAAGGTATTTATTCGAGTGCAATTGGCTTTGGCCTTGGGATTACACTCTCAGATTTCAATAATGATAATTGGACCGATCTGTTCATTTCCAATGACTACTTTGAAAAAGATTATTTATACCTCAATGACAAGGGTGTTAAATTCAATGAAAAATCAGACGATTCTTTTACATCCCAATCTATGGGAAGTATGGGTGCTGATGCCGGTGATCTAGACAACGATGGCTTAGCTGAAATAATGGTAGCCGAAATGCTGCCAACCTCCCAGGCACGAAAAAAGACCAAAGCCACATTTGAATCTTGGGACAAACATTCCTTAGCCGTTAAAAATGGATATGCTTCCCAATACCCTAGAAATGTTCTTCAAAAAAATATGGGTGCCAATGGTTTTTTTGAACTATCAAGAATAACGGGTGTTGATGCTACCGAATGGAGTTGGAGCACACTCTTTTTTGACATGAACAATGATGGGTTAAAAGACATCTTCATCAGTAATGGCATTTATAAGGATTTACTTGATCGGGATTATTTGAATTATATGTCGAACACCAACACGGTAAAAGCGTTAATGGAAAATAATAGCGAAGCTATTATGAAAATGATAGACTTAATACCGTCAAAGGCTATCCCAAATGCAGCATTTCTCAATAAAGGGAATTTGGTTTTTAAACAGAATTCCGACTCTTTAGGTCTTGGAAAACCAAGTTTTAGTAATGGTAGCGCTTACGGCGACTTAGATAATGATGGTGATTTAGACCTTGTTGTAAACAATGTGAATATGCCGTCTTTTATTTATGAAAACAACTCCGAAAAGCTTGATAACCATTATATAAAGCTTCGATTCAAAGGTCTAAATAAGAATACCCAGGGCATAGGGGCTAAAATCTATGCTTATTGCCCAGATGGATCGGTAGTGTTTTCTGAGAATTATTCTTCTAGAGGGTTTCAAAGCTCTACCCCTGCAGAAACTGTTATTGGTTTGGGTTTAAACAAGACCATTGATAGTTTAAAAATAATTTGGCCAAGTGATGACGTTACCAACTTATTAAATCTAGTTGTCGACACAACACTGGTAATAGAGCAAAGTAATGCCCTGCCCGTAAATTTCAACTTCCAAAAAGAAACCGAAAATGTAGTTAAAGAAATAAATCCTCTTTTTGATTATGTTCACATTGAAAACAATGCCATCGATTTTAAAAAGGAACAACTATTAGATCGCATGGTGAGCAATGAAGGACCTGCTTTTGACATTGCAGACATTAATAAGGATGGAAAACAAGATTACTTTTTAGGTGGTTCAAAAGGAAAAGGCGGCAAATTATTCATTAGCACTTCTAAGGGGTATGAGGCTAAAGAAAACCCTTTTGCCAAAGATATCGGAAGTGAAGACACGAACTCAATCTTTTTTGATAGTGATAATGATGGTGACCTGGATCTTTATGTATGTAGCGGCGGCAAATCATTTTCAAAATACGACAGCAAACTTAACGACCGCCTTTATATTAATGAAGGAAAAGGGAATTTTGTAGAAGCGAGTATTAAGTTGCCCTTTGAAAAAACAATAAGTTCATCTACAGTTAGTGCTGCTGACTATGACAAAGATGGTGACCTTGACCTATTTGTAGGGGAGCGTTTTAATCCAGATTCTTACGGAGAGCCTGTAAATGGTTATTTGTTAAAGAATAATGGTGACAATACGTTTGAATTGGATAATTCCCAACCATTCTCAAATCTTGGAATGATTACATCATCCTATTGGGTAGATATCAACAAGGATTCTTGGTTAGATTTAATCGTGGTAGGAGAATGGATGCCAATATCCATTTTCATCAACAAAAGTGGCACATTTACGAATGCCACTGATTCATATGGTCTCAAAGACACCAACGGCATATGGTCTTCCCTACATATCGCAGATATTGATAAAGACGGAGACTTTGATATAATCGCAGGTAATATCGGCAACAATTATGTCTATAAAAAAGGGACTTCAATCTTTGTTAATGATTTTGACAGTAATGGTAAATCGGAACAAATTCTTTGTCAAAATGTAAATGGAAAGTACTTTCCATTATTAGATAAAGATGAACTTATTTCGCAACTGCCTTCCCTTAAAAAGAAATTACTTTACTATAAAGACTATGCAAATTTTGATCTACAAGAAATCATAGATCCAGAAATATTTTCCAAGTCTTATCACGCCGAATTAAATATTACAGAAACGTCTGTCTTTATTAATAATGGTGACGTCTTTGAAACAATGAGTTTACCTAAAGAAATACAGTATAGTAATATCTACGCTATCGAAAGTGCAGATTTCAATAATGATGGATATTTAGATCTAATTTTAGGAGGAAACCAAGAGCTCGTCAAGCCCCAATTTGGTAAATTAGATGCCTCAAAAGGATGGTTGGTATTTGGTAATCCTGACGTCAAATCCATTCAATACCAAAAGCCTGAAATTCTAGGTGTTTCAGGTCAAATTAGAGATATGAGAGTGATAAAAGAAGCCGAAAGAAAAACAATTATCGTTGTACTGAACAATGATAAAGTAAAATTTTACCAGTATGAATCTCATTAA
- a CDS encoding LacI family DNA-binding transcriptional regulator — MKRKITLKHIARELDVSISTVSKALKNSPEISVDTKEKVQAFAKLYNYKPNNVAISLKNKRTKNIGVIIPDIVHHFFTTVFRGIEQYANKLGYNVVVCVSDESFDKEVINMEMLANGSVDGFIMSLSAETQRLNDYNHLKEVTDQGIPLVLFDRTTDVIQCDKVIIDDKEGAKLAVKKFINNDKKRIALVTTENYFSVSNEREAGYREALGEAKIKINENHILKLPNMEVDENAIQEFFNTQEVDAVLCVNEIFAIHCMNLVQNMAKNIPGDISFIGFTDGILSKYANPGLTSIAQHGEKMGEVAARMLIEKVEYETEDEEEQEVYHTEVINSTIIERGSTIN; from the coding sequence ATGAAAAGAAAAATAACGTTAAAACACATAGCAAGAGAGTTGGATGTATCTATTTCAACGGTTTCCAAAGCACTTAAGAATAGTCCAGAAATAAGTGTTGATACAAAAGAAAAAGTTCAAGCCTTTGCAAAACTTTATAATTATAAGCCCAATAATGTAGCGATTAGTCTTAAAAACAAGCGTACCAAAAACATTGGGGTTATTATTCCGGATATTGTACATCACTTTTTCACCACGGTATTTAGGGGAATAGAGCAATACGCGAATAAACTTGGTTACAATGTTGTTGTTTGCGTCTCAGATGAATCTTTTGACAAAGAGGTAATAAATATGGAGATGTTGGCCAATGGGAGTGTTGATGGTTTTATCATGTCATTGTCCGCAGAAACACAAAGGCTAAACGACTATAATCATTTAAAGGAAGTTACCGATCAAGGAATACCTTTAGTATTGTTTGATAGGACTACCGATGTCATACAATGTGACAAAGTAATAATAGACGACAAAGAAGGAGCCAAATTAGCGGTTAAAAAGTTCATTAACAATGATAAAAAAAGAATTGCCCTTGTTACCACTGAGAATTATTTTAGCGTAAGCAATGAACGTGAAGCTGGGTATAGAGAAGCACTAGGTGAGGCGAAAATTAAAATAAACGAAAATCACATATTAAAGTTGCCAAATATGGAGGTTGATGAAAATGCGATACAGGAATTTTTCAACACTCAAGAAGTTGATGCAGTACTTTGTGTAAATGAGATTTTTGCAATACACTGTATGAATTTAGTACAAAATATGGCAAAGAATATCCCCGGGGATATTTCATTTATAGGATTCACCGATGGTATTTTATCGAAATACGCGAATCCAGGTTTAACATCAATTGCCCAACATGGAGAAAAAATGGGTGAAGTCGCTGCTCGCATGCTCATAGAGAAAGTAGAATATGAAACTGAAGATGAAGAAGAACAAGAAGTTTATCATACTGAGGTAATCAACTCTACTATAATAGAACGAGGCTCAACAATCAATTAA